The genome window TTCATGCTCGAATAGTTCCTGTTCTTGCATTCCGTACACTGAAACAATATGATATCTCTCATCTCTGTCACTCCACTCTTCTGGCCCCCCCTTGTCCGGGGCAGGACAGAGAGGGGTAGTCTTTATCTCTCAATCTCTTACGCAATCACCTCGGTAACGACGCCTGCGCCTACAGTCCTTCCGCCTTCCCTGATCGCAAACCTCAACTCCTTCTCCATCGCTATCGGCGCAATCAGCTCCACCGTAACACTGATATTGTCTCCGGGCATCACCATCTCC of Thermodesulfovibrionales bacterium contains these proteins:
- the tuf gene encoding elongation factor Tu (EF-Tu; promotes GTP-dependent binding of aminoacyl-tRNA to the A-site of ribosomes during protein biosynthesis; when the tRNA anticodon matches the mRNA codon, GTP hydrolysis results; the inactive EF-Tu-GDP leaves the ribosome and release of GDP is promoted by elongation factor Ts; many prokaryotes have two copies of the gene encoding EF-Tu), whose amino-acid sequence is EMVMPGDNISVTVELIAPIAMEKELRFAIREGGRTVGAGVVTEVIA